From a single Gammaproteobacteria bacterium genomic region:
- a CDS encoding diguanylate cyclase, with the protein MPIQPATFFDPAKTFDDNVDNGPYLSNQSQSAPAIEKGPGYKFLGLQINSPFGIPSGPLPTSRHIIGAFKSGFDVVCYKTQRSVAFPCNPFPNVVYIDVEGDLTLEKATHPQTGHLHSSAPLEKLTITNSFGNPCRGPDFWVDDLRKAVQAQGKGQLCIGSVVGTIQEGFNDHDYFKDFAATALLAKCAGVQAIELNLSCPNVASEGVLCYTYEAVYQVCKLTKEAVGDVPLIAKMGYFTPDQQPLLEKIVLGTSPYLGAYSVINTLQAAIVDEQGNQFLPGPGRLKAGCCGASIKWAGLDMVKRLAALREKHRLNFDIMGVGGVMTPEHFLEYRNAGADVVQSATAVMWNDRLAQQIKTTL; encoded by the coding sequence ATGCCAATCCAACCCGCGACATTTTTCGATCCAGCCAAAACGTTTGATGATAATGTAGACAATGGTCCGTATTTATCTAATCAATCACAAAGTGCACCTGCAATCGAAAAGGGCCCCGGATATAAATTTCTAGGCCTACAAATTAATTCTCCTTTCGGAATTCCTTCCGGACCTTTGCCCACCAGCCGACATATCATAGGAGCCTTTAAAAGTGGCTTTGACGTGGTTTGCTACAAAACCCAGCGTAGCGTCGCCTTTCCCTGCAATCCCTTTCCTAATGTGGTCTACATTGACGTAGAGGGTGATCTTACACTAGAGAAGGCCACGCACCCTCAAACAGGGCATTTGCACTCAAGTGCTCCCCTCGAAAAACTAACGATAACCAATTCTTTTGGCAACCCCTGTCGCGGCCCTGATTTTTGGGTGGATGACCTTCGAAAAGCCGTCCAAGCTCAAGGCAAAGGGCAGCTGTGTATTGGCAGCGTCGTCGGAACAATTCAAGAAGGCTTTAACGATCATGATTATTTTAAAGATTTTGCAGCCACAGCTTTATTAGCCAAATGCGCAGGTGTTCAAGCTATTGAGCTTAATCTTTCGTGCCCTAATGTCGCGAGCGAAGGTGTCTTGTGTTACACCTACGAAGCAGTTTACCAGGTCTGTAAGCTCACTAAAGAGGCTGTGGGTGATGTACCTTTAATAGCCAAAATGGGCTATTTCACACCTGATCAACAGCCCTTACTAGAAAAAATAGTCCTTGGGACGAGCCCTTATCTTGGAGCGTATTCGGTCATCAACACCCTTCAGGCCGCCATAGTTGACGAGCAAGGCAATCAATTCCTGCCCGGCCCTGGCCGCCTAAAAGCCGGCTGCTGTGGCGCCAGTATCAAGTGGGCAGGCCTTGATATGGTTAAACGCCTCGCTGCGTTGCGTGAAAAACACCGCTTAAATTTTGATATCATGGGCGTCGGGGGTGTTATGACTCCGGAACATTTTCTCGAATACAGAAACGCCGGCGCTGATGTCGTCCAATCCGCCACTGCAGTAATGTGGAACGATAGGCTTGCACAGCAAATCAAAACCACTTTATAA